The following are encoded in a window of Armatimonadota bacterium genomic DNA:
- a CDS encoding glycosyltransferase family 4 protein — MKIMYVATQRPWPLTVGSRIRSYHVIKGLARNHDVTIALVTDNPAEGEEPESDQWPKCRLRMLNRKATTFSRSLLSRLWTRYRMVMHPAHKDVFRESLLKLIDKVQPDVTWYYQATPLWMAGCVNDIPRVYDMDDFESRKYSQLARHSQLWMRFVITLDTIPFARDEWAMLRRANVVLVSNPNDLSVLDGKAKSSVIVLPNGFDFKAPNIRYRQEKRILFFGCMTYGPCADGIAWFCDSVWPKIIKMDADTRLDIVGSYPDELARLSKVQGVTMHGFVENLEPFIQKSAFLVVPLRIAGGTRIKILEAWAKGLPVVSTSIGCEGLGAKDGVHLLIGDTPEMLAERCVELLRSPELGQKLAQESFDYGKQTFDWEQLYPILERALSLAN, encoded by the coding sequence ATGAAAATAATGTACGTCGCAACTCAGCGTCCATGGCCTCTAACTGTCGGTTCGAGAATAAGAAGCTACCACGTAATCAAAGGTCTTGCACGTAACCACGATGTAACCATTGCCCTTGTAACGGATAACCCAGCCGAAGGCGAAGAGCCTGAGTCTGACCAATGGCCTAAATGTCGCTTGCGAATGCTTAATCGCAAAGCGACAACCTTCAGTCGGTCCTTATTGAGCAGACTGTGGACAAGATATCGAATGGTGATGCATCCTGCACATAAGGATGTTTTCAGGGAATCGCTGCTCAAGCTTATAGACAAAGTTCAGCCTGATGTTACCTGGTATTATCAAGCGACGCCGCTGTGGATGGCCGGTTGTGTTAATGATATTCCGCGCGTCTATGATATGGATGACTTCGAGTCCCGCAAGTATTCTCAGTTAGCTCGGCATAGCCAGCTTTGGATGCGATTTGTGATAACCTTGGACACTATACCTTTTGCAAGAGATGAATGGGCGATGCTCAGGCGCGCAAATGTTGTGTTGGTGTCTAACCCTAATGATTTGTCTGTTCTCGATGGGAAGGCAAAGTCCTCGGTTATTGTCTTGCCAAATGGATTCGATTTTAAAGCTCCAAATATTCGCTACCGCCAAGAGAAGCGTATACTCTTCTTTGGGTGTATGACCTACGGTCCTTGTGCCGATGGTATTGCTTGGTTTTGCGACTCCGTCTGGCCTAAGATTATAAAAATGGATGCCGATACTCGATTGGATATTGTTGGGAGCTATCCAGATGAGCTGGCTAGACTTAGCAAAGTGCAAGGCGTTACAATGCATGGTTTTGTAGAGAATCTAGAGCCATTTATCCAAAAGTCAGCGTTTCTCGTTGTTCCTTTGCGGATTGCTGGCGGCACTAGAATCAAGATACTTGAAGCATGGGCAAAGGGGCTGCCGGTTGTCTCAACTTCAATTGGTTGTGAAGGTCTTGGCGCTAAAGACGGCGTCCATCTTCTCATTGGAGACACACCTGAAATGCTTGCTGAAAGATGCGTGGAGTTACTCCGGTCGCCTGAGTTGGGGCAAAAGCTTGCACAGGAGTCTTTCGATTACGGGAAACAGACCTTTGATTGGGAACAACTATATCCGATACTTGAAAGAGCCTTATCACTTGCAAATTAG
- a CDS encoding peptidoglycan bridge formation glycyltransferase FemA/FemB family protein gives MTGYLHPDYAKSLSEFGVPRELPECGAWVLERQIPGTSERDAMGCYPIFQCRDWSSLKKDIENLRNDLVSIALVADPFGDYDISYLQECFDIVKPFKEHFIADLSQPLASFVAEKHRYWARRALREIKVELCEDPLKHLDEWVKLYGGLVERERLTGIKAFSKKSFADQFRVPGFKMFRAVYQGITVGLQTYYVHGDIAYGHLMSMSEIGYKTRASYAMTWASFEHLSKEKIRWVDMGGVPGVCDGASEGLAAFKRGWASGTRMAYFCGAILAPIKYRQIVDAKGIAHTDYFPAYRLGEFG, from the coding sequence GTGACTGGTTACCTCCATCCGGATTATGCAAAATCACTTTCGGAGTTCGGGGTTCCGCGCGAGCTTCCAGAATGTGGCGCATGGGTTCTAGAGCGGCAGATTCCTGGCACATCCGAGAGAGACGCTATGGGTTGTTATCCGATTTTCCAATGTCGTGATTGGTCAAGCTTAAAAAAGGATATTGAGAACCTAAGGAATGACTTGGTTAGCATAGCACTCGTAGCAGACCCATTTGGTGATTATGATATCTCCTACCTCCAAGAATGCTTTGACATTGTTAAGCCTTTTAAGGAGCACTTTATTGCAGACCTAAGCCAGCCATTAGCCAGTTTTGTTGCAGAGAAGCACCGCTACTGGGCAAGGCGGGCACTCAGAGAGATTAAAGTGGAGTTGTGTGAGGACCCGCTTAAGCATTTGGATGAATGGGTGAAACTCTATGGGGGTCTTGTTGAGCGTGAGAGGCTGACGGGTATAAAAGCATTTTCCAAGAAGTCATTTGCAGACCAATTTAGAGTTCCAGGATTCAAAATGTTTCGGGCGGTATATCAAGGTATTACAGTTGGCCTTCAGACTTACTATGTGCATGGGGATATTGCTTATGGTCATTTGATGTCAATGAGCGAAATAGGCTATAAGACCAGAGCCTCCTATGCAATGACTTGGGCTTCCTTTGAGCATCTGTCCAAGGAAAAAATCCGATGGGTTGATATGGGGGGCGTTCCAGGCGTTTGTGATGGTGCGTCAGAGGGACTTGCTGCTTTCAAGCGAGGTTGGGCATCTGGTACGCGAATGGCTTATTTTTGTGGAGCTATTTTGGCTCCCATTAAATATAGGCAGATTGTTGATGCAAAAGGCATCGCACACACAGATTACTTTCCTGCTTATCGTCTTGGTGAATTTGGGTAG
- a CDS encoding ABC transporter permease, with translation MTHKFQHTLVIEAGREEHHYWADLWRYRELFFFLSWRDVLVRYKQTVIGVAWSVLRPVLTMVVFSIIFGKLAKLPSGGVPYPILVFTAMLPWQLFAGSLNDCSGSVVASAGLITKVYFPRVIIPASTVIVNLIDFFLSFVILCFLMVFYHFIPSWRIIVLPAFLALAVLSAFGVGLWASALNVKYRDFRYIVPFLTQMGLYISPVGFSSNIIPEKWRLLYSANPMVGVIDGFRWAIIGGDVNLYWPGFVLSVALTLLVLFTGLRHFRKMERDFADII, from the coding sequence TTGACTCATAAGTTCCAGCATACACTGGTAATTGAGGCGGGACGTGAAGAGCACCATTATTGGGCTGACCTATGGCGCTACCGGGAGCTTTTCTTTTTTTTATCGTGGCGAGATGTTCTTGTTAGGTACAAGCAAACGGTAATAGGAGTTGCTTGGAGTGTACTTAGACCAGTTTTGACAATGGTTGTTTTCTCTATAATTTTTGGGAAACTTGCTAAACTGCCTTCCGGGGGCGTGCCATATCCAATTCTCGTTTTTACCGCCATGCTACCATGGCAGTTGTTTGCTGGTTCACTCAATGATTGCAGCGGGAGTGTAGTTGCGAGTGCTGGCTTAATCACAAAAGTTTACTTTCCGCGTGTAATAATTCCTGCAAGCACAGTAATTGTAAACCTTATCGATTTCTTTCTTTCATTCGTGATTCTTTGCTTTTTAATGGTTTTCTACCATTTTATTCCTAGTTGGCGAATAATTGTTCTGCCAGCTTTCCTAGCTCTGGCGGTGCTCTCAGCCTTTGGTGTTGGATTGTGGGCGTCGGCTCTAAATGTGAAGTACCGTGATTTTCGGTACATTGTCCCATTCCTTACGCAGATGGGTTTATATATTTCACCTGTTGGCTTCAGCAGCAATATCATTCCTGAAAAATGGAGACTGCTGTATTCAGCCAACCCTATGGTTGGAGTAATAGATGGTTTCCGATGGGCAATCATTGGGGGTGATGTTAATCTTTACTGGCCAGGTTTTGTACTTTCTGTGGCTTTGACATTACTTGTTTTGTTTACCGGGCTTCGTCATTTTAGAAAAATGGAACGAGATTTTGCAGATATCATTTGA
- a CDS encoding DegT/DnrJ/EryC1/StrS family aminotransferase, translating into MSIIGGMFSFPLAQERSCLPPFMKDDSILMSNARSCIALLADLLLPANIWVPSYLCHTILSGIKMQKVRFFPVNYDLQPDHDGWIDEVKEGDLVIFIDYFGWHFSTEYIVRAKSRGAWVLEDACQALLTNGVGKLADFVVFSPRKFLGIPDGGILNINTQEISVSDIQLERPPADWWMKSVTSLILRWQFDICGGSREWYELYKEVEAENKAARYSMSELSRVLLMHAFNYQEIARRRIENYHVLAEYLGEIAMFPNLAKGIVPLGFPIRVRNRDSLREALFAENIYPPVHWPIAGIVPQEFRESHRLAGDIMMIPCDQRYSADDMNRVASIIRKEVYR; encoded by the coding sequence ATGAGCATAATTGGAGGTATGTTTAGTTTCCCACTTGCTCAAGAACGAAGTTGTCTCCCTCCTTTCATGAAGGATGACAGCATTCTTATGTCAAACGCGCGGTCATGCATAGCGCTGTTAGCTGATTTATTATTGCCAGCTAATATTTGGGTGCCATCGTATTTATGCCACACTATCCTAAGTGGGATAAAAATGCAGAAAGTTCGATTCTTTCCTGTGAACTACGACTTACAACCCGACCATGATGGCTGGATAGATGAAGTAAAAGAAGGCGATTTGGTTATTTTTATTGATTACTTTGGATGGCATTTCAGCACAGAATATATAGTTCGTGCTAAGAGTAGGGGAGCATGGGTTTTAGAGGATGCCTGCCAGGCGTTGCTAACAAATGGTGTCGGAAAGCTGGCGGACTTCGTAGTGTTTAGTCCAAGAAAGTTCTTAGGTATACCCGACGGTGGAATTTTAAACATCAATACACAGGAGATAAGTGTTTCTGATATTCAACTTGAGCGCCCGCCTGCAGATTGGTGGATGAAGTCAGTAACCTCCCTAATACTTAGATGGCAGTTTGACATTTGCGGTGGTTCTCGCGAATGGTACGAACTTTATAAAGAGGTGGAAGCTGAGAATAAAGCCGCACGCTATTCGATGAGCGAACTTTCGAGAGTTCTGTTGATGCATGCTTTCAACTACCAAGAAATCGCCAGACGGCGAATTGAAAACTATCATGTGCTTGCTGAGTATCTTGGTGAGATTGCTATGTTTCCAAATCTCGCAAAAGGCATCGTGCCACTTGGGTTTCCGATAAGGGTCAGAAATCGCGACAGCCTTAGGGAAGCTCTTTTTGCTGAGAATATATATCCGCCTGTTCACTGGCCAATAGCGGGTATTGTTCCGCAAGAATTTCGGGAGAGCCACCGACTAGCTGGCGATATTATGATGATACCATGCGATCAAAGATACAGCGCTGATGATATGAATCGTGTCGCTAGCATAATTAGAAAGGAAGTTTACCGGTGA
- a CDS encoding glycosyltransferase, translating into MRLSVLMITYNHAKYIRKAIDSVLSQETNFDFEIVVGDDCSTDGTREIINEYIQRYPNKMVAPCAERNIGANRNFTRSLVICRGQYIALLDGDDYWTSPRKLQTQVDYLDSHPEYIMCFHDVENIFEDCTGSPVYIQNERPETMDIEDILKDNFIPTSSVVFRNGFIRQFPDWYCDLPFGDWPFFIILSQFGKIGYINQTMGAYRRRTEAATAGGAAKFGPKGELFLQGELKIYRLLDNYFHGRYRSIIRPAVSRRYYLLSTHFEKIGNLSKAKKYALYRLATRSFNDGEENILKHLFRLYMPGVYGFIKALRSAMS; encoded by the coding sequence ATGCGTTTAAGCGTTTTAATGATTACTTATAATCATGCGAAATACATCAGGAAGGCAATTGATAGCGTGCTTTCTCAAGAGACAAATTTCGACTTTGAAATTGTAGTTGGCGATGATTGCTCAACCGATGGGACGCGAGAAATAATCAATGAATACATCCAAAGGTATCCCAACAAAATGGTGGCGCCTTGTGCCGAGCGAAATATCGGTGCAAACAGGAACTTTACTCGTTCTTTGGTAATTTGCAGAGGTCAATATATAGCTTTATTGGATGGCGATGACTACTGGACGTCGCCTAGAAAACTGCAAACTCAGGTTGATTACTTAGATAGCCATCCGGAGTATATCATGTGCTTTCATGATGTTGAGAACATTTTTGAGGATTGTACCGGTTCCCCAGTTTATATCCAAAACGAGCGACCTGAGACGATGGATATCGAGGATATTTTAAAGGACAATTTCATCCCCACGTCATCCGTAGTTTTTAGGAATGGCTTCATTCGGCAATTCCCAGACTGGTATTGTGACCTGCCGTTTGGTGATTGGCCATTTTTTATCATTCTCTCTCAATTTGGAAAAATTGGCTACATCAATCAGACTATGGGTGCTTATCGCAGACGAACTGAGGCGGCCACAGCAGGTGGCGCGGCAAAGTTCGGTCCCAAGGGTGAGCTATTTCTTCAAGGTGAGCTGAAAATCTATAGGTTACTGGATAACTATTTTCACGGCAGATATAGGTCCATAATTCGGCCCGCAGTTTCAAGAAGATACTATTTGTTATCAACCCATTTTGAGAAGATTGGCAACCTATCCAAAGCCAAGAAGTATGCTCTTTATAGATTGGCAACTAGATCATTCAACGATGGTGAAGAGAATATATTGAAGCATCTTTTTCGCCTTTACATGCCAGGAGTATATGGCTTTATAAAGGCTCTGCGGAGTGCAATGTCATGA
- a CDS encoding ABC transporter ATP-binding protein codes for MDSIVKVEGLGKKYVLGRRMPDRESYDTLRDIIWDAARKALCRLNGRTPKQDGLSNELWALKDVNFEVGQGERLGVVGRNGAGKSTLLKIVSRITRPTTGKITIHGRVASLLEVGTGFHPELTGRENIFLNGAILGMGRAEIKRKFDDIVEFSEIERFLDTPVKRYSSGMYVRLAFAVAAHLDPEILLVDEVLAVGDIAFQKKCLGKMGEVTTSGRTVIFVSHNMAAVQSLCGRAIWLDHGRIAEIGEASKVVADYLQADATFLTEQVWDDISTAPGNDKVRICRACVRAENGGGQITVHTPFRLEFDYWNLEPDARIHLCLHIYNAQGVLVINPAPVNEPVWHGRPFPVGLFRTICCIPGDLMNDNTYRVNLMVVKDGGKVIYTHEDILAFDIFDDPETRGEWRGKVEGVVRPKLDWTTDLVIPGLPSRDAASIV; via the coding sequence ATGGATAGCATCGTAAAAGTAGAAGGACTTGGAAAGAAATATGTTTTAGGCCGCCGGATGCCGGACAGGGAAAGTTACGACACCCTTCGCGATATCATTTGGGATGCGGCACGGAAGGCGCTTTGCCGTTTAAATGGACGCACCCCAAAGCAAGATGGGCTTTCGAATGAATTATGGGCACTTAAAGATGTCAATTTTGAAGTCGGGCAGGGTGAGAGGCTTGGGGTTGTCGGACGAAATGGTGCCGGTAAATCCACCCTACTCAAAATCGTCAGTCGAATCACTCGCCCTACCACTGGGAAGATTACAATACATGGGCGAGTTGCAAGCTTATTGGAGGTTGGCACTGGCTTTCATCCTGAACTAACTGGTCGGGAAAATATCTTTCTCAACGGAGCAATTCTCGGCATGGGCAGGGCCGAGATAAAGCGAAAATTTGATGACATTGTTGAATTTTCTGAAATCGAAAGGTTCCTTGATACACCAGTCAAAAGATACTCCTCAGGAATGTACGTTCGCCTTGCGTTTGCCGTTGCTGCTCACCTTGACCCAGAAATCCTGCTTGTGGATGAGGTCTTAGCGGTTGGTGATATTGCCTTCCAGAAGAAATGCCTGGGCAAAATGGGTGAAGTGACAACAAGTGGACGTACAGTAATCTTCGTGAGTCACAACATGGCAGCAGTGCAGAGCCTCTGTGGAAGAGCCATTTGGTTGGACCACGGCCGAATAGCTGAAATTGGAGAGGCGTCAAAAGTCGTGGCAGATTACCTCCAAGCAGATGCAACTTTCCTAACCGAACAGGTTTGGGATGATATTTCGACTGCCCCAGGAAATGACAAGGTGCGAATTTGCCGTGCTTGTGTGCGGGCTGAGAACGGAGGCGGACAAATAACCGTTCATACGCCTTTCAGACTTGAGTTTGATTACTGGAACCTCGAACCTGATGCACGTATTCACCTTTGTCTGCATATCTATAATGCACAAGGGGTCCTGGTGATAAATCCAGCGCCCGTCAATGAGCCGGTTTGGCATGGGCGGCCGTTCCCGGTAGGTCTTTTCCGCACCATCTGCTGTATACCCGGTGACCTAATGAACGACAACACGTATCGCGTTAACCTCATGGTTGTAAAAGATGGTGGGAAGGTAATCTACACTCATGAGGATATATTAGCTTTCGATATTTTTGATGACCCAGAGACTCGAGGTGAATGGCGGGGCAAGGTCGAAGGAGTAGTGCGCCCTAAACTCGACTGGACAACGGATTTAGTGATTCCAGGGTTGCCATCTCGCGATGCTGCTTCGATTGTATAA
- a CDS encoding aminotransferase class I/II-fold pyridoxal phosphate-dependent enzyme: MKSRVDSLAIFSGVPAFSEKLHVGRPNIGNRERLLERIGEMLDRRWLTNHGPYVEEFEQKIAELTGARHCIAMCNATVALEIVIKALGLKGEVIVPAFTFIATAHALQWQEISPVFCDIDPLTHNINPNRVEDMITPRTTGIIGVHIWGRPCDIEALQSIADKHNLRLIFDAAHAFACSYNGTMIGNFGEAEVFSFHATKFLNTFEGGAVTTNNDELANKIRLMKNFGFAGYDNVIYIGTNGKMSEISAAMGLTSLESMEEVIAINKRNYLLYQRQLAGIPGVTMVTYDESEKCNYQYIVLEINEGQAGIDRDLLVRILHAENVIARRYFYPGCHRMEPYKSYFPHAGLVLPETEKLCRRVLLLPTGTAVGPKEIAKVCEIIQTAVINGGEIKERLLGEFVMAA; encoded by the coding sequence ATGAAGTCGCGGGTTGACTCTTTGGCGATTTTTAGCGGTGTCCCGGCATTTAGCGAAAAGCTTCATGTTGGTCGGCCTAATATTGGCAATCGTGAGCGCCTACTAGAACGCATAGGAGAAATGCTAGATAGACGATGGTTAACCAATCATGGACCCTACGTTGAGGAATTCGAGCAAAAGATTGCGGAATTGACAGGCGCAAGGCACTGCATAGCGATGTGTAATGCCACGGTTGCCTTAGAGATAGTTATCAAGGCGCTTGGCTTGAAGGGAGAGGTAATTGTACCTGCTTTTACATTTATAGCTACTGCGCACGCGCTTCAGTGGCAAGAGATTTCCCCCGTCTTTTGTGACATTGACCCGCTGACCCATAACATTAATCCGAATAGGGTAGAGGATATGATCACGCCTCGTACAACAGGCATCATTGGAGTTCACATTTGGGGTAGGCCTTGTGATATTGAGGCCCTTCAGAGCATAGCCGACAAACATAACCTCAGGTTAATTTTCGATGCCGCCCATGCATTCGCTTGCTCATACAATGGCACGATGATTGGCAACTTCGGAGAAGCAGAAGTATTCAGTTTTCATGCCACCAAGTTTTTGAATACCTTTGAGGGTGGTGCGGTTACTACTAACAACGACGAACTTGCTAATAAAATTCGACTTATGAAAAATTTCGGGTTTGCTGGGTATGATAATGTGATTTATATTGGCACGAATGGCAAGATGAGCGAAATATCGGCAGCTATGGGCTTAACATCGCTTGAGAGTATGGAAGAAGTTATAGCTATTAATAAGCGTAATTATTTGTTGTATCAGCGACAGCTTGCTGGAATTCCTGGAGTAACCATGGTTACCTATGATGAGTCGGAAAAATGCAATTACCAGTACATCGTGCTGGAAATCAACGAGGGACAAGCAGGAATAGATAGAGACCTTCTTGTGAGAATTTTACATGCGGAAAACGTCATCGCACGCCGCTACTTTTATCCTGGTTGCCACCGAATGGAGCCTTATAAGTCGTATTTCCCGCACGCTGGACTTGTGCTGCCAGAGACGGAAAAATTATGCCGGAGAGTGCTTCTTCTCCCAACTGGAACTGCTGTTGGGCCAAAAGAGATTGCCAAGGTATGCGAGATCATCCAGACTGCTGTAATAAACGGGGGAGAGATTAAGGAGCGTTTGTTAGGGGAATTTGTCATGGCTGCCTGA
- a CDS encoding glycosyltransferase, with protein sequence MRILYLSHILPVSETTGDLRHYRFLKGLARKNLVRLLVCTSQITWTSEDIRRLEDFVNGIEVIQLKPPCASKVTRFTNRMLWSLSFNVEPWWLDYDFEKALIRSIENFQPDVIHANMPTARHCFRIKGIPMVVDICDAVSLQSPLHGGWLRSRWWLKGYREMEVFIGSFADKVLVISERDAAAINCPRRKIAVVPNGVDLEYYQPCEKMYDRHMVCFVGAMDYLPNVDAAVYFASKVWPLVREVSPSAKAYIVGKNPLPVVQKLHGRNGIVVTGTVDDVRPYIWRCATTVAPLRFASGMQNKVLQSLAMGVPVVMTPAANGGIGACEENGVIVTSDPNGMAEAIVCLMRDSKRRKTLGMLGRHYVEKNFTWERSIDSLEAVYHEVLGNRAAMVA encoded by the coding sequence ATGAGAATCTTGTATTTAAGCCATATTCTGCCTGTTTCGGAGACAACTGGAGACCTAAGGCACTACCGCTTTCTAAAGGGATTAGCCAGAAAAAATTTGGTGCGGCTATTAGTGTGTACGAGCCAAATTACTTGGACAAGCGAGGATATTCGGCGACTTGAGGATTTCGTTAACGGAATCGAGGTCATCCAGTTGAAGCCGCCATGTGCTTCAAAAGTAACTAGGTTTACGAATCGAATGCTTTGGTCTTTGTCGTTTAATGTGGAACCTTGGTGGCTTGATTATGATTTTGAAAAGGCATTAATACGTTCAATCGAAAATTTCCAGCCGGACGTTATACATGCTAATATGCCCACTGCGAGGCACTGTTTTAGAATTAAGGGAATCCCTATGGTGGTTGACATCTGCGACGCAGTGTCGCTTCAGTCGCCTTTACATGGTGGTTGGCTAAGGTCACGGTGGTGGCTGAAGGGCTATCGGGAGATGGAGGTATTCATTGGTTCGTTTGCAGATAAGGTGTTGGTAATTTCTGAGCGAGATGCAGCGGCGATTAACTGCCCTCGTAGAAAAATAGCCGTTGTGCCAAATGGTGTTGACCTGGAATATTACCAACCATGTGAGAAAATGTATGACAGGCATATGGTGTGCTTTGTAGGTGCAATGGATTACCTTCCTAACGTAGATGCCGCTGTATATTTTGCAAGTAAGGTATGGCCATTAGTGCGCGAAGTGTCCCCATCTGCAAAGGCTTACATTGTTGGGAAGAATCCTTTGCCTGTGGTTCAGAAACTTCACGGTCGGAACGGCATTGTCGTTACCGGCACTGTAGATGATGTCCGTCCTTATATCTGGCGGTGTGCTACAACGGTTGCTCCTTTGAGATTTGCTTCTGGAATGCAGAATAAAGTGCTTCAGTCTTTGGCAATGGGTGTTCCGGTGGTAATGACGCCGGCCGCGAATGGCGGAATTGGGGCTTGCGAGGAGAACGGAGTTATTGTTACGTCGGACCCTAATGGAATGGCGGAGGCAATAGTTTGCCTTATGCGTGATAGTAAGCGTCGAAAAACGCTAGGCATGCTCGGCAGGCACTATGTGGAGAAGAACTTTACTTGGGAACGATCTATTGACTCTTTGGAGGCGGTTTACCACGAAGTGCTTGGAAACCGTGCTGCCATGGTTGCCTGA
- a CDS encoding glycosyltransferase family 2 protein yields the protein MITIAICTYNRGDMLKDALDSFFKQEHLESIPYELLLVDNGSTDDTPEVAKFFSSRPGVRYVFEERQGLSNARNRAILEAKGEIIAYADDDVLFSPYWLKELWEGANRWANASIFGGKAVAHWDFPKPRWFVDHGPYTMRGMISHFEPDLPEGPMSLCPFGCNMAFRTEVLSKTPGFPTEMGRNGDSIVCGEETVLVQRLQKEGHIVVYLPKALLYHRVHGNRASKKYYVNWAKIYRSSIRLWNPQEYSRNSEPFWRLLRRNCWVGKNIIKHFAEWLWLGLTFRWSAMFSRWLAIVGLMEHLRLEFASGESLLASLTKDVDARQ from the coding sequence ATGATTACTATTGCAATTTGTACATACAACCGGGGTGATATGTTGAAGGATGCTCTTGACAGCTTTTTTAAACAGGAGCATCTAGAAAGCATACCATACGAATTGCTACTGGTTGATAATGGCTCCACCGATGACACGCCGGAAGTAGCTAAATTTTTTTCAAGTCGCCCAGGTGTTCGATATGTTTTTGAAGAGCGTCAGGGGCTTTCCAATGCCAGAAATCGGGCTATTTTGGAAGCCAAGGGGGAAATCATAGCATATGCAGATGATGATGTATTGTTTTCCCCCTACTGGTTGAAAGAATTGTGGGAAGGGGCAAATCGTTGGGCGAATGCGTCAATTTTTGGGGGCAAAGCAGTGGCGCATTGGGATTTTCCGAAACCTCGGTGGTTTGTTGATCATGGGCCCTACACAATGCGTGGAATGATTTCACATTTTGAACCAGACCTCCCCGAAGGGCCAATGTCGCTATGTCCATTTGGATGCAACATGGCTTTTCGCACAGAAGTCCTGAGCAAAACCCCGGGTTTTCCAACTGAGATGGGCCGAAATGGGGATTCAATCGTTTGCGGCGAAGAAACGGTTTTAGTTCAAAGGCTTCAAAAAGAAGGCCACATAGTTGTATATCTTCCGAAAGCTTTGTTGTACCACAGGGTCCACGGCAACCGTGCGAGCAAGAAGTATTATGTAAATTGGGCAAAAATATACCGCTCAAGTATTCGCCTTTGGAATCCTCAGGAATATTCTCGTAATTCCGAGCCATTCTGGAGATTGTTGAGACGTAATTGCTGGGTAGGAAAGAATATTATTAAGCACTTTGCAGAATGGCTTTGGTTAGGTTTGACTTTTCGCTGGTCAGCAATGTTTTCGAGGTGGTTGGCAATAGTTGGATTGATGGAGCATCTCAGGCTGGAGTTTGCATCCGGTGAGAGCCTACTTGCAAGTTTAACAAAGGACGTGGATGCACGGCAATGA
- a CDS encoding GNAT family protein: protein MSVYLRCLEPDDLERTYKWHNDPKLYESLGGVFRYVSRASEEEWLRKASSYSANEVNLAICLTNGGRHIGNVYLRNIDWVSRRAELHIFIGEPNERSNGYGTAAVNQVLQHAFQDLGLHRVYLFVLADNKPAIRTYEKCGFAVEGRLRQHAFKGGAFKDVVVMGICSNDWALRKG, encoded by the coding sequence GTGTCCGTTTACCTAAGATGCCTTGAGCCTGATGATCTGGAGAGGACTTATAAGTGGCACAATGACCCTAAGCTATATGAGTCTTTGGGCGGCGTGTTTAGGTATGTTAGCAGAGCTAGTGAGGAAGAGTGGCTTCGAAAAGCATCGTCTTATTCTGCTAACGAGGTAAATCTGGCAATTTGCTTGACTAATGGCGGTAGACATATTGGCAATGTCTACCTCAGAAATATTGACTGGGTTTCACGTAGGGCTGAGCTTCATATTTTTATTGGTGAACCGAACGAACGCTCAAATGGGTATGGAACTGCAGCAGTTAATCAGGTGCTCCAGCACGCGTTTCAAGATCTAGGACTCCATAGGGTTTACTTGTTCGTTTTGGCAGACAATAAGCCTGCAATCAGGACATATGAAAAATGCGGGTTTGCAGTAGAAGGCAGGCTTCGACAACATGCGTTCAAGGGCGGTGCATTCAAAGACGTCGTTGTTATGGGAATATGCTCTAATGATTGGGCTTTGAGGAAAGGGTAA